The DNA sequence GATCGTCCGGCTGGTCCTCTCCACCCCGGGCCTGCGCCTGCACGGCGCGGTGGAGCGCGCCGGCCCCGCCATCGGCCAGGACGCCGCCCAGCTGGCGGGCCTGCCGCCGGCCGGCGTGCCGGTGGTGGAGGGGCTGGCCGCCGCCCTGCCGGGCGCCGGCTGCCTCGTCGACTTCACCCACTTCGAGGCCTCGGCCGCCCACGCCGAGGCCTGCGCCGCGGCCGGGGTGGCGGTGGTCATCGGCTCCACCGGCTTCACGCCGGAGGCCAGGGCCCGGGTGGCGGCGGCGGCGGCGAAGGTGCCGGTGCTGCTCTCGCCCAACATGAGCGTGGGCGTGAACGTGCTCTTCGAGCTGGTCCGCCAGGCCGCGGCGGTGCTGGGCGAGGCCTACGACGTGGAGATCGTGGAGCTCCACCACAAGAAGAAGAAGGACGCGCCGAGCGGCACCGCCATGCGCCTGGCCGAGGTGGCGGTCGAGGCGCTGGGGCGCGACGCGGCCGCGGACCTGTGCTTCGAGCGGCACGGCATGATCGGCGAGCGGCCGGCCCGCGAGATCGGCGTGCAGACGGTGCGCGGCGGCGACATCGTCGGCGAGCACACCGTCTACTTCTGCGGCGAGGGCGAGCGGCTGGAGCTGACCCACCGGGCCACCGCCCGCGAGCAGTTCGCCCGCGGCGCGGTCCGCGCGGCCCTGTGGCTGGGCGGCCGGGCGCCGGGCCTCTACGACATGGCCGACGTGCTCGGCTTCCGGAAGGGCGGGTGAGGGCGCCATGAGGACCTGCCGCTACCGCCACGGCATCGACGAGCGCTGGGGGCTCGTCGAGGGCGACGCCGTCCGCCCCCTCACCGCCGAGCCGTGGGCCGGCGGGCTGCCCGAGGGCAAGCCGGTCCGCCTCTCCGAGGTGGTGCTGCTGGCGCCGGTGCGCCCCAGCAAGGTGGTGTGCGTCGGGCGCAACTACGTGGCCCACGCCCGCGAGCTCGGCAACGAGGTGCCCAAGGAGCCGCTCATCTTCCTCAAGCCCTCCACCGCGGTGGTCGGGCCCCAGGAGGCCATCGTCTGCCCGCCGCAGTCGAGGGACGTGCAGCACGAGGCCGAGCTGGGCGTGGTGCTGGCGCGGGCGCTCACCCGGGCCAGCCCCGCCGAGGCCAAGGCGGCGGTCTTCGGGTGGACCTGCCTGAACGACGTGACCGCCCGCGACGTCCAGCGCGAGGAGAAGCAGTTCACCCGCGCCAAGGGGTTCGACACCTTCTGCCCGGTCGGGCCGGTGGTGGAGACCAACCTGGACCCGGTGGACCTGACGGTGCTGTGCCGGCTCAACGGGGTGGAGACCCAGCGCGGCTACACCCGCGACATGGCCTTCGACCCCTACGCCCTGCTCTCCTACATCTCACACGTCATGACCCTGCTGCCGGGCGACCTGGTGGCCACCGGCACGCCGGAGGGGGTCAGCCGCATGCAGCGCGGCGACTGGGTCGAGGTGGAGATCCCGGGGATCGGCATCCTGCGCAACCCGGTGACCTGAGCCCCGCCGGGGAGCCCCGCCCGCCCGCGCCGGGCGCTGGCGCCGCGCTCCCGCCCGCGCTACACCTCGCCCCCTCATGCGGGCCTACGTCGGCGTCGGCACCAACCTCGGGGACCGGTGGGCCCACCTCGCGCTGGCCGCCCGGGCGCTCAGGGCCACGCCGCGGGTGGCCCTCACCCGGGCCTCGCGGGTGCACGACACCGCGCCGCTGGGGCCGCCGCAGCCGCGCTACCTGAACGCCGTCCTGGAGCTGGAGACCACCCTGCCGCCCGTGGCCCTGCTGGCCGAGCTGCAGCGCATCGAGCGCGAGGCGCTGCGCCGGCCGGCGGTGCGCTGGGGGCCGCGCTCGCTGGACCTGGACCTGCTGGTGTGCGGCCCGGCGATCCTGGCGCTGCCCGGCCTCACCCTGCCGCACCCCGGCCTGGCCTCGCGCCGCTTCGTGCTCGGCCCGCTCTGCGAGCTGGCGCCCGGGCTGCTGGTGCCGGGCGACGGGCGCAGCGTGGCGGAGCTCCTGGCGGTGGCGCCCCCCTGGGATGGGGTGGCGGTGGGGCGCTACCCGGCCTGAGGCCCCGCGGCGGGCCGCCGCGGGTGAATGTCCCGGCCCGTCCGGCCGTCTCCTCTCACGGGGGGCGCACGGACCGGGGATGACCCCGGCCCCGCGGCGTGTTAGGTGGCTGGCCGCGGCCGCACCGGCCTCGAGCGCCGCACCTCACCCCCGCCAGGAGCCCGCCATGAAGCGCCTCGCCCTCCTCGTCGCCCTCGCCGCCCCCGGGCTCGCCGCCGCCGGCGAGTCGGGCCTGGTCATCTTCCACACCCAGTGCTCGCGCTGCCACGGCCCCGACGGCCGCGGCCAGGCGGTCTTCAACACCCCGAGCTTCCTCACCTCCAAGCTCTCCGCCGCCGAGATGGAGCAGGTCATCGCCAAGGGCAAGGGCAAGATGCCCTCCTTCGGCGCCAAGCTCACCCCCGCCGAGATCACGGGCGTGGCCGCCTACGTCAAGGCGGGGCTCCCGGCCAAGTAGGGCCAGCGCCCCCTCACTCGACCTCCTCGTCCTCGGGCTCGAGCGGGTTCCAGGTCCAGGCCTGGGCCGCGAACAGCTCGGCCTCGGCCTGGTCGAAGGCCGGGTGCAGCTCGTGCCGGTGGCCTTCGGGCAGCACCACCGGCCCCTCGTCCATGCCGGCGGCCCGCAGCACGGGCTGGTAGGCCTCCAGCCGCCCGTACAGGTAGAGCAGCTGGTGCTGGTCGTAGACCAGGGTGGAGGGCTCGACCGCCGAGCCGAGCCAGAGGTGGTGGCGGCCGTCCTGCTCCAGGAAGTCCCGGAAGCGCGCCAGGAAGGTCGTCAGCGCGGCGCGCGGCAGCGGCCGGGTGGCCTGGTAGCGCCCGGGCGGTCGCAGGGTGCGGGTGGTCAGCAGCACGTAGACCACGTGGAAGGGCTCCGGCAGCGTGCGCGCCAGGTCGAGCAGCAGCCCGACCTGGTCGCGGTCGGGCGCCGCCACCAGGCGCGCCGGGCCGTGCTGCTCGGGCTCGAGCCGCCAGGCGTGGCTGTGCTGGTGGGCCACCGGCCCGCCGGGACCGGGCACCGTGAGCTTGGCCAGCCTGGCCAGCGGCGCGCCAGGCCCGCTCACGCCCGGCCCGCGGCCCGCAGCACCGCCGCCACCTGCTCGGCGGCCAGCGGCCGGCAGCTGCCCAGGGCGCGCGCCAGCACCGCCATGCGCGCCACCCGCTCCAGCGTCTCCATCCGGTCCACCGCCTCGGCCACGGTGCCGCCCAGGCACAGGGCCCCGTGGCGCGCCAGCAGCAGCACGTCGTGGTCCGGCAGCAGCGGCGCCAGCGAGGCCGGCACCTCGGGCGTGCCCGGCACGGCGAACGGGGCCACCACCACCTCCCCGAGCGAGACGGCGGCCTCGGGCACCAGGTGGCCGGGCCAGCCGGCGCCGGCCACCGTGAGCGCCACCGCGGTGATGGGGTGGGCGTGCACCGCGGCGGCCGCGTCGGGCCGGGCCGCGTAGACCGCCAGGTGCATGGCCAGCTCGGTGGAGGGGCGGCCGTGGCCCGAGATCACCGCGCCCTCGCCGTCCACCACCAGCAGGTCGCCGGGCTGGAGCGCCCCCTTCGACACGCCGGAGGGGGTGACCAGGAAGGTGCCGTCGCCGCGCCGGGCCGAGAGGTTGCCCTCGCCGGCGCCGATGAGGTCGCGGTCGTACAGCCGGCGGCCGGCGGCGCAGAGGGCGTGGCGCAGGGCCTGATCGGCCAGGGCCAGGCGGTCCTCGGTGGAGGCGGGGCCGGCCGGCCGGGCCGGGGCGGGGGCCGCCGGGCGGGTGGGGGCGGGGCCGCGCGGGCGGCCAGGGGTGCGGGCGGGCGGGCGGGCCATGAGGTCCTCCGGGCGCGGCGGGTCAGATGATCTTGGCGGCCAGCAGGTCCTGCACGTCGAGCAGGCCGACCATGCGCCCCTCGCCGTCCACCACCGGCACCTGGTCGATGCGGGCCTGGCGCAGCACCCGGGCCGCGTCCACCACCAGGTCCTCGGGCCGGATGGTGCGCGGGTTGCGCCCCATGGCGGTGGCGATGGGCCGGGTGAAGTCGGTCTGGCCGTGCTCCACCAGGCGGCGCAGGTCACCGTCGGTGAAGATGCCGACCAGCTTCCCGGCCGCGTCGTGCACGCCGGTGGCGCCCGGGCGCCCGGGGGTGACGGTCATGACCGCCACCGCGGCCGAGAGCGGCGCCGACTCGGCCACCACCGGGCAGGCCTCGCCCTGGCGCATCAGCTCGCGCACCTTCATGAGGCCGCGCCCCAGCTTCCCGCCGGGGTGGTAGAGGGCGTACTCCTCGCGCGAGAAGTCGCGGTTCTCCAGCACGGTCATGGCCAGGGCGTCGCCCACCGCCAGCAGCACGGCGGTGGAGGCGGTGGGGGCCAGCCCCATGGGGCAGGCCTCCTCGACGTTGCCGATGGCGATGGCGAGGTGGCTGCCGCGCGCCAGCGGGTTCACCGTGTCCCGGGTGATCGAGACGATGCGGGCGCCGATCTTCTTCAGGGCCGGCAGCAGCCGCAGGATCTCCTCGGTCTCGCCGGAGTTGGAGAGGGCGATGACCACGTCGTCGCGCGAGACCCGCCCCAGGTCGCCGTGGGCCGCCTCGGCCGGGTGGATGAAGTAGGAGGAGGTGCCGGTGGAGGCCAGGGTGGCCGAGATCTTCTGGGCCACGAAGCCGGGCTTGCCCATGCCGGTGACCACCACCCGCCCGGTGCAGCCCAGGATCCACTCCACCGCGCGGGCGAAGGGGTCGCCGAGCACCACCCGGCCGATGGCGGCGGCCTCGGCGGCCAGCACGGTGCGGCCGTACTCGGCCATGGCGCGGGCGCCGGCCGGGCCGGGGGCGCGGGGCTTCCGGGCCGCGGCGGCCCCGCCGGCCCGGGCGGCGGGGCGGGTCGGGCGGGCGGGCGCGGCGGCCGGGCGCGGGCGGGCGCCGGTGGACTGCGGCGGGCGGCGCGCGGCCCGGGTGGCGGCGCGTGTCACGGCTCGGCGGGTGGTCATCGCGGCGCGCAGTATGGCACGCACGGTCGGCTTGCGGCAGGGCGCGGCGGTGCGCTATTGCCTGGCCTCCACCACCCCCGGAGAGCCCCCCGTCATGAAGTTCTTCATCGACTCCGCCGACCTCGGCGAGATCACCAAGGCGCTGGACCTCGGCCTGTGCGACGGGGTCACCACCAACCCGTCGCTGGTGGCCAAGACCGGCCGGAGGTTCGACGACGTGCTCCGCGAGATCGTGGCGCTGAAGCCCGGCCCCATCAGCGCCGAGGTGACCTCGGTGGACGCCCCCGGGATGCTCCGGGAGGCCGAGCACTACGCCAGGTTCGGCGAGGACGTGGTCATCAAGATCCCGCTCATCGTGGAGGGCCTGAAGGCGGTCAAGGAGCTGACCCGCCGGGGCATCAAGACCAACGTCACCCTGTGCTTCTCGGCGGTGCAGGCGCTGCTGGCCGCCAAGGCCGGCGCCACCTACGTCTCGCCCTTCGTGGGACGCCTCGACGACGTCTCCGAGGACGGGATGGCGCTCATCGAGCAGATCGTCGAGATCTACGGCAACTACCAGTTCAAGACGCAGGTGCTGGTGGCCTCGGTGCGCCACCCCATCCACGTGCTGCAGTCGGCCCGGATCGGGGCCGACGTGGCCACCATCCCCTACAAGGTCATCGAGCAGCTGGCGCAGCACCCGCTCACCGACAAGGGGCTCAAGCAGTTCCTGGCCGACTGGGAGAAGGTCCCCAAGGTCTAGCGGGACGCTCCGTGGGGGTGCCGGCGCCCCCGGCCGGAATCCCGGGCGGGGCGCGCGGCTGCGCCCCAGCGTGAAATGTCGCCGCGGCTGGCTTGCCAGCGCGCCGTGTCCCGTCTAGGTCATGGGGCCTCTTCCCCACACGACCTCTCACCCGGACGCGCGCGCCCATGAAGACCAGGACCAAGATCTGGGCCGGCACCATCGCCGGCCTCCTCATCCTCGCCGGACTGCTGGTCGGCGTGAAGGCCGGCCAGATCCGCACCATGATGGCCGCCGGCGAGGGCTTCAGCATGCCCCCGGAGGCGGTCACCTCGGCCACCGTGGAGGCCAGCTCGTGGCAGCCGGCCCGCCCGGCCATCGGCACGCTGGTGGCGGTGCGCGCCGTCACGCTGGGCTCGGAGCTGCCGGGCCTCATCCGCGAGGTCACCTTCGAGTCGGGCCTCACCATCCGGCGCGGCGCCGTGCTGGTGCGGCTCGACACCTCCACCGAGGAGGCCCAGCTCCAGGCCGCCGAGGCCGACGCCGAGCTGGCGCGGCTGGGGCTGGAGCGGGCCCGCAGCCTGCGGCAGGGCGACGCCACCTCGCAGGCCGAGCTGGACGCCGTGCAGGCCCGGGCCCGCCAGGCCGACGCGGTGGTGGCCCAGCTCAAGGCCACCATCGCCAAGAAGACCATCCGCGCCCCCTTCGACGGCCGCATCGCCATCCGCCAGGTGGAGGTGGGCCAGGTGGTGGCGCCCGGCACGCCCATCGCCTCGCTCCAGTCGATCGACCCCATCCACGCCGAGTTCTGGCTGCCGCAGCAGGCCCTGGCCGACCTGAAGGTGGGCCAGCGGGTGGCGCTCAAGACCGACACCTTCCCGGACCAGCAGTGGGACGGGCAGCTCGACACCATCAACCCCGAGGTGGACGTGGCCACCCGCAACGTGCGGATCCGCGCCACCGTGCCCAACCGGGACGGGCGGCTGCGGCCCGGCATGTTCGTCAACGTGGAGGTGGTCTCGGGCGAGCGGCGGCCGGTGCTGCTGATCCCCGCCACCGCCGTCCTGTTCGCCCCCTACGGCGACTCGGTCTACGTCATCGAGGACGCGGCCAAGGCGCCAGCCGCCGCCGCGGGCCAGCCGGGCGCGGCGCCGCCCGGGCCGGCGGCGGCCGGGAAGCCGGCCCAGGCGGGCGGGCTGGTGGCGCGGCAGCGCTTCGTGCGGCTGGGCGAGCGCCGCGGCGACCTGGTGGCGGTGGCCTCGGGGGTGGCGGCCGGCGAGCAGGTGGTCTCGAGCGGCGGCTTCAAGCTCCGCAACGGCGCCGCCGTGGTGGTGAGGAACGATCTGGCCCCGGACGCCCGGCTCGCGCCGCGGCCGTCCGAGCAGTGACGCGCCGGGAGGCCCCATGAAGTTCACCGACCTCTTCATCCGCCGGCCCGTCATCGCCGTCGTCGTCAACCTGCTCATCCTCATCGCCGGCCTGCAGGCCATCCGCTCGCTCAACGTGCGCCAGTACCCGCGCAGCGAGAACGCCGCGGTGGTGGTCACCACCGCCTACGTGGGCGCCAACGCCCAGCTGGTGCGCGGCTTCATCACCACGCCGCTGGAGCGGGTCATCGCCTCCGCCGACGGCATCGACTACATCGAGTCGGAGAGCCGCCAGAACGTCTCCACCATCCGGGCCCGGCTCAAGCTGGACCACGACGCCACCCGGGCGCTGGCCGAGATCAGCTCCAAGGTGGACCAGGTGCGCGGCGACCTGCCGCCCGAGGCCCAGGTGCCGGTGCTCGACATCGAGTCCACCGACAGCCAGTTCGCCGCCGCCTACCTGAGCTTCTCCTCCGACTTCCTCCAGCAGAACGAGATCACCGACTACCTGGTGCGGGTGGTGCAGCCGCGCCTCTCGGCCCTGGACGGGGTGCAGCGCGCCGACATCCTGGGGGCCCGCACCTTCGCCATGCGCATCTGGCTCAAGGCCGACCGGATGGCGGCCCTCAACGTCAGCCCGGCCCAGGTGCGCCAGGCGCTGGCCGCCAACAACTACCTGGCGGCGGTGGGCCAGACCAAGGGCTCGCTGGTGCAGGTCAACCTCACCGCCAACACCGACCTGCGCTCGCCGGCCGAGTTCGAGCGGCTGGTGGTGCGCGAGCAGGGCGGGGCGGTGGTGCGGCTGGGCGACGTGGCCCAGGTGGTCCTGGGGGCCGAGGACTACGACGCCCAGGTGAACTTCAGCGGCAAGACGGCGGTCTTCATCGGCCTGTGGGCCCTGCCGAACGCCAACTCGCTGGACGTCATCAAGCTGGTGCGGGCCGAGATGGACGGCCTGCAGAAGGAGCTGCCCGAGCAGATCGAGGCCCGCATCGCCTACGACGGCACCGCCTACATCCAGAGCGCCCTCGACGAGGTGGTGCGCACCCTGCTGGAGACCCTGCTCATCGTGGTGGTGGTGATCTTCCTGTTCCTCGGGTCGTTCCGCTCGGTGCTGGTGCCGGTGGTGGCCATCCCGGTGTCGCTCATCGGGGCGGTCTTCCTCATGCAGGTGTTCGGCTTCACGGTGAACCTGCTCACCCTGCTGGCCATCGTGCTCTCGGTGGGCCTGGTGGTGGACGACGCCATCGTGGTGGTGGAGAACGTCGAGCGCCACCTGCGCCGGGGGCTCTCGCCGGTGGAGGCGGCGCTCACCGGCGCCCGCGAGCTGGTGGGGCCCATCATCTCCATGACCATCACGCTGGCGGCGGTCTACGCCCCCATCGCCTTCCAGGGCGGCCTGACCGGCTCGCTCTTCCGCGAGTTCGCCCTGACCCTGGCCGGCGCGGTGACCATCTCCGGGGTGGTGGCGCTGACGCTCTCGCCGGTCATGTCGGCCGGGCTGCTGCGCGCCGAGCACCAGCACCGCGGCTTCGCCGGCCTGGTGGACCGCACCTTCGAGCGCATCAAGGCCACCTACTCGCGCCACCTGGACGTCTCCTTCGGCGCCCGCGGCGCCATCTACGCCGCCTGGATCGTGGTGAGCCTGCTGGCGGTGGCCATGTTCGTGATGGCGCCCAAGGAGCTGGCGCCCACCGAGGACCAGGGGGTCATCTTCGGCATCGTCAACACGCCCTCCAACTCCACCCTGGACCAGGTGGGCCCCTCGGTGAAGGCCGTCAACCAGCAGCTGCTGGAGATCCCCGAGACCAACTTCACCTTCCAGATCTCCTTCCCGGCCGGCGGGTTCTGGGGCGACGGCCTGAAGCCCTGGGACCAGCGGACGCGCACCGCCTTCGAGGTCCTGCCCGAGGTGCAGCGGCGGCTCTCGGCCATCCCGGGGGTGCAGACCTTCGCCATCCTGCCGCCGGCGCTGCCGGGCGGCGGCAACTTCCCGGTGGAGCTGGTGCTGGCCTCCACCGCCGAGCCGACCGAGATCCTGGCCTTCGCCGAGCAGCTGCAGCAGAAGGCGGCGCAGAGCGGCATGTTCGCCTTCCCGCCGCTCATCGACCTGAAGGTGGACCAGCCGGAGACCGAGGTGGAGGTGGACCGGGACCGGGTGGCCGAGCTGGGGCTGGATCTCGCCACCGTGGGGCGCGACCTCTCGGCGGCGGTGGGCGGCAACTACGTCAACCGCTTCTCGGTGGCCGGGCGCAGCTACAAGGTCATCCCGCAGCTGACCCGCCTGGAGCGGCTCAACCCGGAGCAGCTGGCGGAGGTGCACGTCACCGGGCCGGGGGGGCAGCTGGTCTCGCTGGGGACCATCGCCACCTTCCGCGACAC is a window from the Anaeromyxobacter sp. genome containing:
- a CDS encoding 4-hydroxy-tetrahydrodipicolinate reductase; this encodes MINVVVTGAAGRMGREIVRLVLSTPGLRLHGAVERAGPAIGQDAAQLAGLPPAGVPVVEGLAAALPGAGCLVDFTHFEASAAHAEACAAAGVAVVIGSTGFTPEARARVAAAAAKVPVLLSPNMSVGVNVLFELVRQAAAVLGEAYDVEIVELHHKKKKDAPSGTAMRLAEVAVEALGRDAAADLCFERHGMIGERPAREIGVQTVRGGDIVGEHTVYFCGEGERLELTHRATAREQFARGAVRAALWLGGRAPGLYDMADVLGFRKGG
- a CDS encoding fumarylacetoacetate hydrolase family protein, translating into MRTCRYRHGIDERWGLVEGDAVRPLTAEPWAGGLPEGKPVRLSEVVLLAPVRPSKVVCVGRNYVAHARELGNEVPKEPLIFLKPSTAVVGPQEAIVCPPQSRDVQHEAELGVVLARALTRASPAEAKAAVFGWTCLNDVTARDVQREEKQFTRAKGFDTFCPVGPVVETNLDPVDLTVLCRLNGVETQRGYTRDMAFDPYALLSYISHVMTLLPGDLVATGTPEGVSRMQRGDWVEVEIPGIGILRNPVT
- the folK gene encoding 2-amino-4-hydroxy-6-hydroxymethyldihydropteridine diphosphokinase translates to MRAYVGVGTNLGDRWAHLALAARALRATPRVALTRASRVHDTAPLGPPQPRYLNAVLELETTLPPVALLAELQRIEREALRRPAVRWGPRSLDLDLLVCGPAILALPGLTLPHPGLASRRFVLGPLCELAPGLLVPGDGRSVAELLAVAPPWDGVAVGRYPA
- a CDS encoding cytochrome c translates to MKRLALLVALAAPGLAAAGESGLVIFHTQCSRCHGPDGRGQAVFNTPSFLTSKLSAAEMEQVIAKGKGKMPSFGAKLTPAEITGVAAYVKAGLPAK
- a CDS encoding class II aldolase/adducin family protein; this encodes MARPPARTPGRPRGPAPTRPAAPAPARPAGPASTEDRLALADQALRHALCAAGRRLYDRDLIGAGEGNLSARRGDGTFLVTPSGVSKGALQPGDLLVVDGEGAVISGHGRPSTELAMHLAVYAARPDAAAAVHAHPITAVALTVAGAGWPGHLVPEAAVSLGEVVVAPFAVPGTPEVPASLAPLLPDHDVLLLARHGALCLGGTVAEAVDRMETLERVARMAVLARALGSCRPLAAEQVAAVLRAAGRA
- a CDS encoding KpsF/GutQ family sugar-phosphate isomerase, which translates into the protein MTTRRAVTRAATRAARRPPQSTGARPRPAAAPARPTRPAARAGGAAAARKPRAPGPAGARAMAEYGRTVLAAEAAAIGRVVLGDPFARAVEWILGCTGRVVVTGMGKPGFVAQKISATLASTGTSSYFIHPAEAAHGDLGRVSRDDVVIALSNSGETEEILRLLPALKKIGARIVSITRDTVNPLARGSHLAIAIGNVEEACPMGLAPTASTAVLLAVGDALAMTVLENRDFSREEYALYHPGGKLGRGLMKVRELMRQGEACPVVAESAPLSAAVAVMTVTPGRPGATGVHDAAGKLVGIFTDGDLRRLVEHGQTDFTRPIATAMGRNPRTIRPEDLVVDAARVLRQARIDQVPVVDGEGRMVGLLDVQDLLAAKII
- the fsa gene encoding fructose-6-phosphate aldolase, translated to MKFFIDSADLGEITKALDLGLCDGVTTNPSLVAKTGRRFDDVLREIVALKPGPISAEVTSVDAPGMLREAEHYARFGEDVVIKIPLIVEGLKAVKELTRRGIKTNVTLCFSAVQALLAAKAGATYVSPFVGRLDDVSEDGMALIEQIVEIYGNYQFKTQVLVASVRHPIHVLQSARIGADVATIPYKVIEQLAQHPLTDKGLKQFLADWEKVPKV
- a CDS encoding efflux RND transporter periplasmic adaptor subunit; translation: MKTRTKIWAGTIAGLLILAGLLVGVKAGQIRTMMAAGEGFSMPPEAVTSATVEASSWQPARPAIGTLVAVRAVTLGSELPGLIREVTFESGLTIRRGAVLVRLDTSTEEAQLQAAEADAELARLGLERARSLRQGDATSQAELDAVQARARQADAVVAQLKATIAKKTIRAPFDGRIAIRQVEVGQVVAPGTPIASLQSIDPIHAEFWLPQQALADLKVGQRVALKTDTFPDQQWDGQLDTINPEVDVATRNVRIRATVPNRDGRLRPGMFVNVEVVSGERRPVLLIPATAVLFAPYGDSVYVIEDAAKAPAAAAGQPGAAPPGPAAAGKPAQAGGLVARQRFVRLGERRGDLVAVASGVAAGEQVVSSGGFKLRNGAAVVVRNDLAPDARLAPRPSEQ
- a CDS encoding efflux RND transporter permease subunit → MKFTDLFIRRPVIAVVVNLLILIAGLQAIRSLNVRQYPRSENAAVVVTTAYVGANAQLVRGFITTPLERVIASADGIDYIESESRQNVSTIRARLKLDHDATRALAEISSKVDQVRGDLPPEAQVPVLDIESTDSQFAAAYLSFSSDFLQQNEITDYLVRVVQPRLSALDGVQRADILGARTFAMRIWLKADRMAALNVSPAQVRQALAANNYLAAVGQTKGSLVQVNLTANTDLRSPAEFERLVVREQGGAVVRLGDVAQVVLGAEDYDAQVNFSGKTAVFIGLWALPNANSLDVIKLVRAEMDGLQKELPEQIEARIAYDGTAYIQSALDEVVRTLLETLLIVVVVIFLFLGSFRSVLVPVVAIPVSLIGAVFLMQVFGFTVNLLTLLAIVLSVGLVVDDAIVVVENVERHLRRGLSPVEAALTGARELVGPIISMTITLAAVYAPIAFQGGLTGSLFREFALTLAGAVTISGVVALTLSPVMSAGLLRAEHQHRGFAGLVDRTFERIKATYSRHLDVSFGARGAIYAAWIVVSLLAVAMFVMAPKELAPTEDQGVIFGIVNTPSNSTLDQVGPSVKAVNQQLLEIPETNFTFQISFPAGGFWGDGLKPWDQRTRTAFEVLPEVQRRLSAIPGVQTFAILPPALPGGGNFPVELVLASTAEPTEILAFAEQLQQKAAQSGMFAFPPLIDLKVDQPETEVEVDRDRVAELGLDLATVGRDLSAAVGGNYVNRFSVAGRSYKVIPQLTRLERLNPEQLAEVHVTGPGGQLVSLGTIATFRDTVAPRALNRFQQLNAVKISGVAIRPLDEALGFLEDQAATILPKGYTLDYTGESRQLRTEGDRFLPAFLLAVVLIFLVLAAQFNSFRDPFVILAGSVPLAMFGALVMTFLKMPNPNLPFWTDGWTTTLNVYSQVGLVTLVGLVAKNGILIVEFANTLQEAGHSKVDAVREAAVTRLRPILMTSVATVCGHFPLTLVTGPGAEARNSIGLVLVAGMAIGTAFTLFFVPAIYLLIAKDHRGAAERAAEGGPAGAVPQGSAAAPQR